A single window of Halobacillus naozhouensis DNA harbors:
- a CDS encoding flagellar brake domain-containing protein encodes MYKRSQNEPETYKCKLVDEEKDYIYIDYPVKMASGKTEFFFEGT; translated from the coding sequence TTGTATAAACGAAGTCAGAATGAACCGGAAACATATAAGTGTAAACTTGTTGATGAAGAAAAAGATTATATTTATATTGATTACCCTGTAAAAATGGCTTCCGGTAAAACTGAATTTTTCTTTGAGGGGACTTGA